From the genome of Gemmatimonas phototrophica, one region includes:
- a CDS encoding chlorophyllide a reductase iron protein subunit X: MSDNGLHQLHVNVRDEASSEPESIHTGPVTKETQIIAIYGKGGIGKSFTLANLSYMMAQQGKKVLLIGCDPKSDTTSLLFGGKACPTIIETSSRKKLAGEAVSIGDVCFKRDGVYAMELGGPEVGRGCGGRGIIHGFETLEKLGFHDWGFDFVLLDFLGDVVCGGFGLPIARDMCQKVIVVGSNDLQSLYVANNVCSAVEYFRKLGGNVGVAGMVINKDDGTGEAAAFAKNANIPVLAAIPAHEDIRRKSASYEIIGRPGTQWAPLFEELARNVADAPPMRPKPQTQDQLLGLFSAEVTGRDFQMEPATLFDMVGKDDIVKPSLEVVYDAV, from the coding sequence ATGAGCGACAACGGTCTGCACCAGCTGCACGTGAATGTTCGTGATGAAGCTTCGTCCGAGCCGGAATCCATTCATACGGGCCCCGTGACCAAGGAAACGCAGATCATCGCGATCTACGGCAAGGGGGGTATCGGCAAGAGCTTCACGCTCGCGAACCTCTCGTACATGATGGCGCAACAGGGCAAGAAGGTCCTGCTCATCGGCTGCGATCCCAAGTCCGATACCACCTCGCTGCTCTTCGGCGGCAAGGCCTGCCCCACCATCATCGAAACCAGCAGCCGCAAGAAGCTCGCCGGTGAAGCGGTGTCCATCGGAGATGTCTGCTTCAAGCGCGATGGCGTGTATGCCATGGAACTTGGCGGTCCGGAAGTCGGGCGTGGCTGCGGCGGTCGCGGCATCATTCACGGCTTCGAAACGCTGGAGAAGCTGGGCTTCCACGACTGGGGCTTTGACTTCGTGCTGCTCGACTTCCTCGGCGACGTGGTGTGCGGCGGCTTCGGCTTGCCGATTGCCCGCGACATGTGCCAAAAGGTGATCGTGGTAGGCTCCAATGACCTGCAGTCGCTGTACGTGGCCAACAACGTGTGCAGTGCGGTGGAATATTTCCGCAAGCTCGGTGGCAACGTGGGCGTGGCCGGCATGGTGATCAACAAGGATGATGGCACCGGAGAAGCCGCGGCGTTCGCAAAGAACGCCAACATTCCCGTGCTGGCGGCCATCCCGGCGCACGAGGACATTCGGCGCAAGAGTGCGAGTTACGAAATCATTGGTCGCCCCGGCACGCAGTGGGCGCCGTTGTTCGAAGAGCTGGCGCGCAACGTGGCCGACGCGCCGCCCATGCGCCCCAAGCCGCAGACGCAGGACCAATTGCTCGGCCTCTTCTCGGCCGAAGTCACCGGGCGCGATTTCCAGATGGAGCCGGCCACCCTGTTCGATATGGTGGGCAAGGACGACATCGTGAAGCCGTCGCTCGAAGTCGTGTACGACGCCGTCTGA
- the bchC gene encoding chlorophyll synthesis pathway protein BchC: MNTLAVVFEEPTKLSVRELTLVDPTPADVVVAMQWSGISTGTEKLLFTGRMPPFPGLAYPMVPGYEGVGRIMTAGAESGREVGQLVYVPGSKGFLEARGLFGGQASHVVAPGAKTIPLADHVGEKGALFALAATAHHCLEPDPANHLDQLPGLIVGHGALGRLIARLCVLYGAPTPTVWETNPIRMDGARGYPVIHPNDDTTRGYKVICDVSGADGIMDTLVNKLLPGGEIVLGGFYSEPVSFTFPPAFLREARIRIAAQWKEQDLTAITEFANSGTLDLDGLITHREPAARAADAYAMAFGDPHCVKMILDWRSAA; the protein is encoded by the coding sequence GTGAACACCCTCGCCGTTGTTTTCGAAGAACCGACCAAGCTATCCGTGCGGGAGCTGACGTTGGTTGACCCCACCCCGGCCGACGTCGTGGTGGCCATGCAGTGGTCCGGGATCAGCACCGGGACCGAGAAACTGCTCTTTACCGGTCGCATGCCCCCCTTCCCCGGCCTCGCGTATCCGATGGTACCGGGCTATGAAGGCGTGGGGCGAATCATGACGGCCGGCGCCGAATCGGGGCGTGAAGTCGGGCAGCTCGTGTATGTGCCAGGGAGCAAGGGATTTCTCGAGGCGCGTGGGCTGTTTGGTGGCCAGGCGTCGCACGTCGTGGCCCCCGGCGCCAAGACCATCCCGCTGGCCGATCACGTCGGTGAAAAAGGCGCCCTCTTTGCGCTGGCCGCCACGGCTCACCACTGTCTTGAACCCGATCCGGCCAACCATCTCGACCAGCTCCCCGGGCTCATCGTGGGACACGGCGCGCTCGGCCGATTGATTGCCCGATTGTGCGTGCTGTACGGGGCGCCCACCCCCACCGTCTGGGAAACCAATCCCATTCGGATGGACGGCGCGCGCGGCTACCCCGTCATCCACCCGAACGATGATACCACCCGCGGCTACAAGGTCATTTGCGATGTAAGTGGTGCCGACGGCATCATGGACACGCTGGTGAACAAGCTGCTGCCAGGTGGTGAAATCGTGCTCGGCGGGTTCTACAGCGAACCCGTATCATTCACCTTCCCGCCGGCCTTCTTGCGGGAGGCACGCATTCGCATTGCCGCGCAATGGAAGGAGCAGGACCTGACCGCGATCACCGAGTTTGCCAATAGCGGCACCCTCGATCTCGACGGACTGATTACGCACCGCGAACCTGCGGCGCGTGCCGCCGACGCCTACGCCATGGCGTTCGGTGATCCCCACTGTGTCAAGATGATCCTCGACTGGAGATCTGCTGCATGA
- a CDS encoding methyltransferase, whose amino-acid sequence MYTFLDTTVATGEVDAVNPPEQALTAPTVPAADRLRTPAATDHVPAVVAASDTPAPSWFERIRDRWNALVATDEFQRWSAKFPLTRPITMYRSRKLFDIVSGFVYTQTLLACVELDLFEYLAAGARTREEIAQHGGLSIASTERLLNAAVSLRLLLKRRHGRFALGPLGAPLVKNTGVLALIRHHRMAYHDLADPVSLLRQGSDYGTELSRYWSYADAPRPQAIDETRVAAYSEIMAATLPPVAHDVLDAYDLSKHDCLLDVGGGEGVFLSLVGARHRTLQLQLFDLPAVAARARGRLEQSGMGDRSTCHGGNFHADSLPTGADVISLVRVLLDHDDDSVLRLLQRVRAALPRGGVLLIAEALAGAKGAETVGDAYFSFYLMAMGKGRARRASELHQMLQTAGFRRSRELPTRFPIQTGLIVAEV is encoded by the coding sequence GTGTACACTTTTCTTGACACCACGGTTGCCACTGGCGAAGTTGACGCTGTGAATCCCCCCGAGCAGGCGCTGACTGCGCCCACCGTTCCGGCGGCCGACCGCCTCCGTACGCCCGCCGCCACCGACCACGTGCCCGCTGTGGTCGCTGCCAGCGATACCCCGGCGCCCTCCTGGTTTGAGCGCATCCGCGACCGTTGGAACGCCCTGGTGGCCACCGACGAGTTCCAGCGCTGGAGCGCCAAGTTCCCGCTGACGCGACCCATCACGATGTACCGGTCGCGCAAGCTGTTCGACATCGTCTCGGGGTTTGTTTACACGCAAACCCTCCTGGCCTGCGTCGAGCTGGACTTGTTCGAGTATCTGGCGGCCGGCGCGCGGACCCGCGAAGAGATCGCCCAGCATGGCGGGCTGTCGATTGCCAGCACCGAACGCCTGTTGAATGCGGCCGTGTCACTGCGCTTGCTGCTCAAGCGTCGGCATGGCCGCTTTGCGTTGGGACCGTTGGGGGCACCGCTCGTGAAGAACACTGGAGTACTGGCGCTCATCCGTCACCATCGCATGGCCTACCATGACCTTGCCGATCCCGTGTCGCTGCTGCGCCAGGGGTCGGATTATGGCACGGAGCTCTCCCGTTATTGGTCGTACGCTGACGCGCCCCGTCCGCAGGCCATCGACGAAACGCGTGTGGCAGCCTACTCGGAAATCATGGCCGCCACGTTGCCGCCGGTCGCGCACGATGTACTGGACGCGTATGACCTGTCGAAACACGACTGCCTGCTGGACGTCGGGGGCGGCGAAGGCGTTTTTCTCTCGCTGGTCGGCGCCAGGCACCGGACGCTCCAGCTGCAGCTGTTCGACCTGCCGGCGGTGGCCGCGCGGGCTCGTGGACGGCTCGAGCAGTCGGGCATGGGCGATCGGTCCACGTGCCATGGTGGCAATTTCCACGCGGATTCCCTCCCCACCGGGGCCGACGTCATCTCGCTGGTGCGTGTGTTGCTTGACCATGATGATGACTCCGTGCTGCGCCTGCTGCAGCGGGTCCGTGCGGCGCTGCCGCGGGGCGGTGTCCTGCTGATCGCCGAAGCCCTCGCCGGCGCGAAGGGGGCCGAGACGGTTGGAGATGCCTACTTCTCGTTTTACCTGATGGCCATGGGCAAGGGGCGCGCGCGCCGTGCGTCCGAACTGCACCAGATGCTGCAAACCGCCGGCTTCCGTCGAAGCCGGGAACTCCCCACCAGATTCCCTATCCAGACCGGCCTGATTGTCGCCGAAGTCTGA
- the bchI gene encoding magnesium chelatase ATPase subunit I, with amino-acid sequence MRPVYPFSAIVGQEEMKLALLLVAIDPSIGGVMVFGDRGTGKSTAVRALAGLLPQMKVVQGCKYGCDPAASTQRCDECAKRYADGGHPRAVFAPVPVVDLPLGATEDRVVGALDLERALTTGEKAFEPGLLARAHRGFLYVDEVNLLEDHLVDLLLDAAATGENVVEREGVSVRHPSRFVLVGSGNPEEGELRPQLLDRFGLAVDVRTPKVIAMRIDVIKRRDAFDRDPEAFLAHWQKADNKIRRSIEKGRARLDELAVPDEILERAAELCAALGTDGLRGELTLLRTTRALAAFEGADTVTLEHLRRIAPLALRHRLRRNVLDDAGSTTRVERAVAELWDTPSADVVAAP; translated from the coding sequence ATGCGACCTGTTTATCCGTTTAGTGCCATCGTGGGGCAGGAAGAGATGAAGCTCGCTCTTCTGCTGGTGGCAATCGACCCGTCAATTGGCGGGGTCATGGTATTTGGCGACCGCGGCACCGGCAAGAGTACCGCCGTGCGCGCGCTCGCCGGCCTGCTCCCGCAGATGAAAGTCGTCCAAGGGTGCAAGTACGGCTGCGATCCGGCCGCCAGCACCCAGCGGTGCGATGAGTGCGCCAAGCGGTACGCTGATGGCGGCCATCCCCGGGCCGTATTTGCGCCGGTGCCGGTGGTGGACCTCCCCCTGGGCGCGACAGAAGACCGCGTGGTGGGGGCGCTCGACCTCGAGCGTGCCCTGACCACCGGTGAGAAGGCCTTTGAACCCGGGCTCCTGGCCCGTGCCCATCGGGGCTTTCTGTATGTGGACGAAGTGAATCTGCTCGAAGACCACCTGGTCGATCTCCTGCTTGATGCCGCGGCGACCGGCGAAAACGTGGTGGAACGCGAGGGGGTCAGTGTCCGGCATCCCTCCCGCTTCGTGCTGGTGGGGAGTGGCAATCCGGAAGAGGGCGAACTGCGACCGCAGCTGCTCGATCGCTTCGGACTCGCGGTGGATGTGCGCACCCCCAAGGTGATCGCCATGCGCATCGATGTGATCAAACGCCGTGATGCTTTTGATCGTGATCCGGAGGCATTTCTCGCGCATTGGCAGAAGGCCGACAACAAGATCCGGCGGTCCATTGAAAAGGGGCGGGCCCGCCTCGATGAACTGGCCGTCCCCGACGAAATCCTCGAGCGGGCCGCCGAACTGTGCGCGGCCCTGGGCACCGACGGGTTGCGGGGAGAACTGACGCTCCTGCGCACCACGCGCGCGTTGGCGGCGTTCGAAGGCGCCGACACGGTCACGCTCGAACACTTGCGGCGTATTGCGCCGTTGGCCTTGCGCCACCGCCTGCGACGGAACGTGCTCGATGATGCGGGATCCACCACCCGCGTGGAGCGTGCAGTGGCTGAATTGTGGGATACGCCTTCGGCTGATGTCGTCGCCGCGCCCTGA
- a CDS encoding magnesium chelatase subunit D, with product MSSPRPDLPTSLSALSALLLAVDARGLGGAVLDHPVHEQARLYGSLVRAWLPRGAPMRRVPSSVTADRLYGGVDLAATLSAGKIVAEKGVLAGADGGVVVVPMAERLNVSARTAVCEVLDYGEVTVQREGIADRHASRVCALLLDESVDDELVHPALKDRLAFTVRFDGRASEELEWMADESEAHHFETLVRDARHRLSQVSVDEQWAEALCQTADAFGVDSVRATLFALRCARAHAALEGRLMVTEADAEKAAALVLAPRATRLPPPPPPEEEPGEEQQPQDQADQNDPEPPPPPPEPPAETPESEQTPDTDDDGAQNTPDSGELLRDAVQAALPPGLLAQLLQHNTAGSMQGRVGEETPNLLRGRPRGARSGVPRGGARLHLLETLRAAAPWQRVRNNAPVMAPALGAATTSARPRVTVRREDFRIRRFIEKTGTTVIFVVDASGSSALYRLAEAKGAVELLLAETYARRDRVSLIAFRGQGTELLLPPTRALARAKKVLAALPGGGGTPLSHAIDAALEQALGTRRAGSAPLVVIMTDGRANIARDGTPGRKQAELDALTAGARFASQHIPAMFVDTSPRGEVVARRVAESMKARYILLPAADAKALGGLVKTAMQMAEGGG from the coding sequence ATGTCGTCGCCGCGCCCTGATCTTCCCACCAGTCTGAGCGCTCTCTCGGCGCTGCTGCTCGCCGTGGATGCCCGCGGCTTGGGCGGCGCCGTGCTGGATCACCCTGTGCATGAACAGGCGCGCTTGTATGGCTCGCTGGTGCGCGCGTGGCTCCCTCGCGGGGCGCCCATGCGACGCGTCCCCTCGAGCGTCACCGCAGACCGTCTGTACGGCGGCGTGGATCTCGCCGCCACCCTGTCGGCGGGCAAGATCGTCGCCGAGAAAGGGGTGCTGGCCGGTGCCGACGGCGGCGTCGTGGTGGTGCCCATGGCCGAACGACTCAACGTGTCGGCCCGGACGGCCGTCTGCGAGGTGCTCGATTACGGCGAAGTGACGGTCCAACGTGAAGGCATTGCCGACCGGCACGCCTCACGGGTCTGCGCGTTGCTGCTCGATGAGTCGGTGGACGACGAACTGGTGCATCCTGCGCTCAAGGATCGCCTCGCGTTTACGGTCCGCTTTGATGGACGCGCGAGCGAAGAACTGGAGTGGATGGCCGATGAGTCGGAGGCGCATCACTTCGAAACGCTGGTGCGTGATGCGCGCCATCGGTTGTCGCAGGTCAGTGTGGATGAGCAGTGGGCCGAAGCGCTCTGTCAGACCGCCGACGCCTTTGGCGTGGACTCGGTGCGGGCCACATTGTTCGCCTTGCGCTGCGCACGAGCTCATGCCGCGCTGGAAGGGCGGTTGATGGTCACGGAAGCCGACGCCGAAAAGGCGGCCGCGTTGGTGCTGGCGCCGCGCGCCACCCGATTGCCGCCGCCCCCGCCACCGGAGGAGGAGCCGGGGGAAGAGCAGCAGCCGCAGGATCAGGCCGACCAGAATGACCCGGAACCGCCACCACCACCGCCGGAGCCTCCTGCCGAGACGCCGGAGTCGGAACAGACACCGGACACCGACGACGACGGTGCGCAGAACACCCCTGACAGCGGTGAGCTGCTGCGCGATGCGGTGCAGGCAGCGTTGCCGCCGGGCTTGCTGGCACAGCTGCTGCAGCACAACACGGCGGGGAGTATGCAAGGGCGTGTCGGCGAGGAAACGCCCAACCTGTTGCGAGGGCGCCCACGTGGCGCTCGCAGTGGCGTACCGCGTGGCGGGGCTCGGCTGCATCTCCTCGAAACCTTGCGGGCGGCGGCGCCGTGGCAGCGTGTGCGCAACAATGCGCCCGTGATGGCGCCGGCGTTGGGGGCGGCGACCACCAGCGCCCGTCCGCGGGTCACGGTGCGGCGCGAAGACTTCCGGATTCGCCGGTTCATCGAAAAGACCGGAACCACGGTCATTTTCGTGGTGGATGCGTCCGGGTCCTCGGCGCTGTACCGACTGGCCGAAGCCAAAGGCGCGGTGGAACTGCTGCTGGCTGAAACCTATGCCCGTCGAGATCGGGTCAGTCTCATTGCGTTTCGGGGACAGGGCACCGAGCTCTTGTTGCCTCCGACGCGGGCGTTGGCACGTGCCAAGAAAGTGCTGGCCGCGCTCCCGGGGGGCGGTGGCACCCCGCTGTCGCATGCCATCGACGCGGCGCTGGAGCAGGCGCTGGGGACGCGCCGCGCCGGTAGCGCCCCCCTGGTGGTCATCATGACCGATGGTCGAGCCAATATCGCGCGCGATGGTACGCCAGGGCGGAAGCAGGCCGAGCTGGATGCCCTGACCGCCGGGGCGCGTTTTGCGTCCCAGCACATTCCTGCCATGTTCGTGGATACTTCGCCGCGCGGGGAAGTGGTCGCGCGACGGGTGGCCGAATCAATGAAAGCGCGGTATATCCTGCTCCCCGCCGCTGATGCCAAGGCGTTGGGGGGATTGGTCAAGACGGCGATGCAGATGGCGGAGGGGGGGGGATGA
- a CDS encoding DUF3623 family protein — translation MSAGVDTVPVAVMPTARRTGWRARMHSLLRARHPDMVHATDIATRETTLRVALRSFGVVIAFWWSTTGVVFALERNPTTRLLGLVVAAALAIWGASLVYFERDRETPSAARRSFLGGAFLWTFAQVTFYGGWIIGPEQLRLSIPAEPPSWSFAVRAVLSMFWYQLVMLAALATAAIITHKRVNRVGWWTAALFWCVHQIASINIFLGVENPGRGFFPEPLVFLESYFGPVQNSLFLPFTLACVIMYTLYTAIFALRGRTPAYRQSMMLLTVIGALSVLELAVLGAPIQLPLWEAFLAVRGY, via the coding sequence ATGAGCGCAGGGGTGGACACGGTGCCGGTCGCGGTGATGCCGACCGCACGGCGAACGGGGTGGCGGGCGCGCATGCATTCCCTGCTGCGCGCGCGGCATCCGGATATGGTGCATGCCACCGACATTGCGACCCGCGAGACGACGCTGCGCGTGGCGCTGCGTTCGTTCGGGGTCGTGATTGCCTTCTGGTGGAGCACCACGGGGGTCGTGTTCGCGCTGGAGCGCAATCCCACCACCCGTTTGCTGGGGCTGGTGGTCGCCGCTGCGCTGGCCATCTGGGGCGCGTCGCTCGTGTACTTCGAACGCGACCGCGAAACGCCGTCGGCCGCACGTCGCAGTTTTCTCGGCGGCGCCTTCCTGTGGACCTTCGCACAGGTCACGTTCTACGGCGGGTGGATCATCGGGCCGGAGCAGTTGCGGCTCAGTATCCCCGCCGAGCCGCCGTCGTGGAGTTTCGCGGTGCGCGCCGTGCTCTCCATGTTCTGGTATCAGTTGGTCATGCTGGCGGCGCTGGCCACGGCCGCGATCATCACGCACAAGCGGGTCAACCGCGTGGGTTGGTGGACAGCCGCCCTGTTCTGGTGTGTGCACCAGATTGCCAGCATCAACATCTTTCTGGGCGTGGAGAATCCTGGGCGCGGATTCTTTCCGGAACCGCTGGTGTTCCTGGAGTCGTATTTCGGCCCGGTGCAGAACAGCCTGTTCCTGCCGTTCACGCTGGCGTGCGTCATCATGTACACGCTCTACACGGCAATCTTTGCGTTACGGGGACGCACGCCGGCGTATCGGCAGAGCATGATGCTGCTCACCGTCATTGGTGCGCTGTCCGTGTTGGAGCTGGCCGTGCTGGGCGCCCCCATTCAGCTGCCGCTCTGGGAAGCGTTTCTGGCGGTGCGCGGGTACTGA
- a CDS encoding methyl-accepting chemotaxis protein — MSTNSSLRRRIATSLGALATLAVISDLAIYMSLGSSASLARGIAGASAVVIIVGALLVYRSMTHTVLAPLAEIADRATRLSENCVAGIERIASGMARGDLTGKLEATTTPIAVTRDDELGHVATTINGIIATCQASIASLNSAQRNVLAIVTDAGALNAAASAGDLSQRADAGKYAGSYGELAGGINHLLDNVSIPLREASDVLQRIAARDLSARMTGRYAGEFVAMQDALNAAVTNLDQALAEVSAAAEQVASAGVEISSGSDALAHGAADQAASLEETTSSLTELASMAKLNAQNAAQARALAGTARDIATLGLSEMTQLSGAMDLITKSSAETAKIVKTIDEIAFQTNLLALNAAVEAARAGDAGKGFAVVAEEVRSLAIRSAEAAKTTSTMIEESVRHAQTGNTLNQVVNAKLVEINTQVVNLGEVISEIANTSAAQADGVTQLTGAAGQMNATTQSVASNAEESASAAVELASQAQTMQDLVGSFVITGSSRGGPSGRTSSTPVAHQVSGARHKPAGRGPAKPASTFASKPVAKGSKATAPASARASAEALIPFDDSDDEGILSVF; from the coding sequence ATGAGTACGAATTCTTCGCTCCGCCGTCGTATCGCCACCAGCCTTGGTGCCCTTGCGACGCTCGCTGTCATCAGCGACTTGGCGATCTACATGTCGCTTGGCTCATCAGCGAGCCTCGCGCGCGGCATTGCCGGCGCGTCGGCGGTCGTGATCATTGTTGGTGCGCTGCTGGTGTACCGCTCAATGACACACACCGTACTCGCTCCACTGGCGGAGATTGCCGACCGTGCCACTCGGCTGAGCGAGAATTGCGTTGCCGGCATTGAGCGTATCGCGTCGGGCATGGCCCGTGGAGATCTCACCGGCAAGCTGGAAGCCACGACCACACCCATTGCTGTCACGCGCGATGATGAACTGGGGCATGTGGCCACCACGATCAACGGCATCATTGCGACCTGCCAGGCGTCCATCGCATCACTGAATTCCGCGCAACGCAATGTGCTCGCCATTGTCACCGATGCTGGCGCACTCAACGCGGCCGCGTCTGCGGGGGATCTGTCGCAGCGCGCAGATGCCGGCAAGTATGCTGGCAGCTACGGTGAGCTCGCGGGCGGGATCAATCACCTGCTGGACAACGTGAGCATTCCGTTGCGCGAAGCGTCGGATGTGCTGCAGCGCATTGCCGCCCGCGACCTTTCGGCTCGCATGACTGGCCGCTACGCCGGGGAGTTCGTGGCCATGCAAGACGCACTCAACGCGGCGGTGACGAACCTCGATCAGGCCTTGGCCGAAGTGTCGGCCGCGGCCGAACAGGTGGCCAGTGCGGGCGTGGAAATCAGCTCAGGAAGCGACGCGTTGGCGCACGGCGCCGCCGATCAGGCGGCCAGCCTTGAGGAAACCACCAGCAGCCTTACCGAATTGGCCTCCATGGCCAAGCTGAACGCGCAAAATGCGGCGCAAGCACGCGCCTTGGCAGGTACGGCGCGCGATATCGCCACCCTGGGATTGAGTGAAATGACGCAGCTCTCAGGCGCCATGGATCTGATCACCAAGTCGAGCGCGGAAACGGCCAAGATCGTGAAGACGATTGATGAAATCGCTTTCCAGACCAATCTCCTGGCGCTCAACGCCGCGGTGGAAGCCGCCCGTGCGGGTGATGCCGGCAAGGGCTTTGCCGTAGTCGCCGAGGAAGTGCGCAGTCTGGCCATTCGCAGTGCGGAGGCGGCCAAGACCACTTCGACCATGATTGAAGAGAGTGTTCGCCACGCTCAGACGGGCAACACCCTCAATCAGGTGGTGAACGCGAAACTGGTCGAGATCAACACGCAGGTGGTGAATCTCGGTGAGGTGATCAGCGAGATTGCCAACACGAGCGCGGCGCAGGCTGATGGCGTGACACAGCTTACCGGGGCTGCCGGGCAGATGAACGCCACCACGCAGTCGGTGGCCAGCAACGCCGAGGAATCGGCAAGCGCCGCGGTGGAGTTGGCGAGCCAAGCGCAGACGATGCAGGATCTGGTCGGCAGCTTCGTCATCACGGGCAGTTCGCGCGGCGGCCCGAGTGGCCGCACATCGTCTACGCCAGTGGCCCACCAGGTGAGTGGGGCGCGTCACAAGCCAGCGGGGCGCGGTCCGGCAAAACCGGCCAGTACGTTTGCCAGCAAGCCTGTGGCCAAGGGGAGCAAAGCGACCGCCCCGGCCAGCGCGCGGGCATCCGCCGAGGCACTCATCCCGTTTGACGATTCGGACGACGAGGGAATTCTGTCGGTGTTCTGA
- a CDS encoding ABC transporter permease codes for MAKRLPVNTDSVRENISIAFDALRVSKMRSALTILGVVIGVATVMAMAAIVQGIRDQIVNTIEVAGPTTFYVLKKFSQTPLNPDNLPKDVRIRPDLTESEVVRIKQLPEIGYASLWAQTLARIEADGVRSQGMAIFGADEGFTLIQGGELTTGRWFTRGEIISGAPVVVLQEATARSLFGSERLIGRQVQIGGRVLEVIGLWAEPGNIFAPPGQAVGAVVPYRFMNRSYTIDRTNALFIPVKPRAGVRVADAQSAVEMALREARRLRPGDGNTFDLVTQDQILDTFNGITSVFFLVMIILSGVALLVGGIGVMAIMTVSVTSRTREIGVRKAMGATRRDILVQFLVEASTLTGIGGALGILVGLALGRIASIALDVDAPIPFGLTAIAVVVSVAIGIVFGMVPAQRAARLDPIEALRYE; via the coding sequence ATGGCCAAACGCCTTCCCGTCAACACCGATTCCGTCCGCGAGAACATCAGCATCGCGTTTGACGCGCTGCGCGTCAGCAAAATGCGATCGGCGCTTACCATTCTCGGCGTGGTCATCGGTGTGGCCACGGTCATGGCCATGGCGGCCATTGTCCAGGGTATTCGCGATCAGATCGTAAATACCATCGAAGTGGCTGGCCCCACCACGTTTTATGTCCTGAAAAAGTTTTCTCAGACCCCACTCAACCCCGATAACCTGCCCAAAGATGTGCGCATCCGACCGGACCTCACGGAGAGTGAGGTGGTGCGTATCAAGCAGTTGCCAGAAATCGGTTACGCCTCGCTCTGGGCGCAAACACTGGCCCGCATTGAAGCCGACGGGGTGCGTAGTCAGGGAATGGCCATCTTCGGGGCCGATGAGGGGTTCACGCTCATTCAAGGTGGCGAGCTCACCACTGGGCGGTGGTTCACGCGCGGGGAAATCATCAGCGGCGCGCCGGTGGTGGTTCTGCAGGAAGCGACGGCCCGTTCATTGTTCGGCAGCGAGCGTCTGATTGGACGGCAGGTGCAGATTGGCGGGCGCGTACTGGAAGTGATTGGACTCTGGGCGGAACCGGGCAACATCTTTGCGCCGCCTGGTCAGGCCGTTGGTGCAGTGGTGCCCTACCGGTTCATGAACCGGTCCTACACCATCGATCGCACCAATGCGCTGTTCATTCCGGTCAAGCCACGCGCGGGCGTGCGCGTGGCCGACGCACAAAGCGCCGTGGAAATGGCGCTACGCGAAGCGCGCCGACTGCGCCCGGGTGATGGCAATACGTTCGATCTGGTGACGCAGGATCAGATTCTCGACACGTTCAACGGCATCACGAGTGTGTTCTTTCTCGTCATGATCATTTTGAGCGGAGTGGCGCTCCTGGTGGGTGGCATTGGCGTCATGGCCATCATGACGGTCTCGGTCACCAGCCGCACCCGGGAGATCGGCGTGCGCAAAGCCATGGGGGCCACGCGCCGCGACATCCTGGTGCAGTTCCTGGTGGAAGCCAGCACGCTGACTGGCATCGGCGGTGCTCTCGGCATTCTCGTTGGGCTGGCCCTGGGACGCATCGCCTCGATTGCCCTCGATGTGGATGCCCCTATCCCATTCGGACTGACGGCCATCGCCGTCGTCGTCTCCGTGGCCATTGGCATTGTGTTCGGCATGGTGCCGGCGCAGCGGGCCGCGCGACTCGATCCCATCGAAGCGCTGCGCTACGAATAG